A stretch of the Janthinobacterium sp. B9-8 genome encodes the following:
- a CDS encoding VOC family protein, giving the protein MKAIPDGYHTATPYLIVNDAVSAIAFYKSAFNAIEVMRLADPSGKIAHAEVKIGDSSIMLADEHPEMGYISAATLGNSPVSIMLYIANVDAAFEQAIKHGAVELRAVSDQFYGDRMGTLKDPFGHIWSLATHIEDVSPEEIDKRFAAFFTQ; this is encoded by the coding sequence ATGAAAGCTATACCAGACGGCTATCACACAGCAACGCCTTACTTAATAGTCAACGATGCAGTTAGCGCCATTGCGTTTTATAAAAGCGCCTTTAATGCCATAGAAGTGATGCGCTTAGCCGACCCAAGCGGCAAAATCGCTCACGCCGAAGTTAAAATTGGCGATTCATCCATTATGCTGGCCGACGAGCATCCAGAAATGGGCTATATAAGCGCAGCCACTTTGGGTAATTCACCAGTGAGCATCATGCTGTATATAGCAAATGTAGACGCTGCTTTTGAGCAAGCCATTAAACACGGTGCTGTTGAGCTACGCGCAGTCAGCGATCAGTTTTATGGCGATAGAATGGGCACATTAAAAGACCCGTTTGGCCATATCTGGAGCCTTGCTACACATATTGAAGATGTTTCCCCAGAAGAAATCGACAAGCGCTTTGCAGCGTTTTTTACTCAGTAA